Part of the Bacteriovorax sp. BAL6_X genome, ATGGCGCTTATTCATATCATTAATACGTATGATGTTGGGGAAAAGTACAATGCTTACTCATGCCCGATGGTAAAGAAGAAGTGGGTACAAAACTCATCGAAGCAGGACAAGGTTCATAACCCATATGCTTCAAATATGCCTCACTGTGGACAAAAAGATACTAAGTTTTAATTACTTCAAATAGTCTGTGATGGCCGCTCCAAAGATGCTTGGAAATGCAATAATTACTGTGCGTTTAAAAGCAAGTACTGGGTCGGTCATGACAGGGAATTTATCAATCAAAAATAGAATGAAAACAACACTCGAAGTTGTGATTAAGTAAATTGCAATAATCCTCTTAATAAACTCAGCGACATTTCCCTTTAGTTTAAAACGATAGAAGTTGAAATAAACAAAGCACATCACAATTATAATTGAAGATGCTAGTAAGTAGTAGATATTGTTAAATTTAAGAGAAACACTTAGATTCCATACTTCTTCTGTAAAGCATAGTGGTGAAGCGACAAGAAAGGCCCCTACAAATATTTGCGAAACATCACGTAATCGTA contains:
- a CDS encoding DUF2391 family protein; the encoded protein is MEIFKGLKNTHTEIKRINGYLKEVVTFLDDTGKPIGHVINPLMVELRLRDVSQIFVGAFLVASPLCFTEEVWNLSVSLKFNNIYYLLASSIIIVMCFVYFNFYRFKLKGNVAEFIKRIIAIYLITTSSVVFILFLIDKFPVMTDPVLAFKRTVIIAFPSIFGAAITDYLK